In the genome of Phlebotomus papatasi isolate M1 chromosome 2, Ppap_2.1, whole genome shotgun sequence, one region contains:
- the LOC129800428 gene encoding uncharacterized protein LOC129800428 produces the protein MLPLKTLRLSAVVPLLLVFICDRTIVKGSRLGDLKRYEFGSPNYRLPPGEILARDPWAKYKTAGRPRRQLFPVHHDPFSSFFHSMSEGAKVMKHAFTDPYTRRPKRLLYPQGKYIRGTHQSFANYFKPEDFSTTTEFKPLEEFPNHDTHTEEHYHYDDTGKRIPPPPGFKFPTTLHGMASMDSFTTFPTEKKPDLVPENVLREIEKQEEQKAEDAMIAEYKEYKQTFKETKPKHLFTIKTTYKSPFDIAGENGWIPMESGATSTLNNFKGFSGFEDLKAAGGEMTQSFPVSSLHTDVMNLPIGKQVQYEKRVIPIKDFVMKEIVDKNTKKPKYTVYQFTKSSASPTLKPLSSADDFNSFFLSSLDSPKTKSVTTMSPIVIDTTGSNEVIVTPSPSSSPWRVSPSVSAEIFPSSTATTWSSPTTRAPARSSTRSPTRAPTRSPTRAPTRSSTRSPIKSSTRAPRLVSTTEKPNYPEFFFETLHSDSGSGFSSGIGSDLSSSVITTGSSSGYSGSSSGFSSGSSSIFSNEPLGSYSTGSSSSYSSGSSIGSSIGSSIGSSSGSSSGRKRQKESRSRQKSSRSSPSEDIFKGSYSHYPSPAKFKALDTQKLQLEAEINKMLEQKVEEDKPIPSSTQDPLQDGFVKYHVNESPSDSHVELEKPIKMKDQKKQSLKKLQASSVPMVSFQPKSPSSVVHSSQPAISVEKKRTTTTPLTPIKFDFENTEKVRRPPSSYSYSFSKEPRKRQRPQGNYRDSSVSGSSSVERNASRGRGSVKYGDKLR, from the exons ATGTTGCCATTGAAAACA CTGAGGCTTTCTGCTGTGGTGCCCCTTCTTCTTGTATTTATCTGTGATCGAACCATCGTCAAGGG GAGTCGCCTTGGGGACCTCAAGCGATATGAATTTGGCAGTCCAAATTACAGACTACCCCCCGGAGAGATACTAGCGAGAGATCCATGGGCCAAGTACAAAACAGCCGGACGTCCGCGGAGGCAGCTGTTTCCGGTACACCATGATCCCTTCAGCAGTTTCTTCCATTCAATGTCCGAAGGTGCCAAGGTTATGAAACATGCCTTCACTGACCCATACACCAGGCGTCCTAAACGTCTCCTGTACCCTCAAGGGAAGTACATCAGAGGAACACATCAGTCCTTCGCAAACTATTTTAAGCCAGAAGACTTCTCCACAACAACTGAGTTCAAGCCTCTCGAGGAATTCCCTAACCACGATACACACACAGAGGAACACTATCACTACGATGACACCGGAAAGAGGATTCCACCTCCGCCCGGATTTAAGTTTCCAACAACTCTTCATGGAATGGCTTCTATGGACTCCTTCACGACGTTCCCAACAGAGAAGAAGCCCGATCTTGTGCCTGAGAACGTTCTGAGGGAGATCGAGAAGCAGGAAGAACAGAAGGCTGAAGATGCTATGATTGCTGAATACAAAGAATACAAACAGACCTTCAAGGAAACGAAACCCAAACACTTATTTACAATCAAGACAACCTACAAGAGCCCCTTCGATATTGCCGGGGAGAACGGTTGGATTCCGATGGAGAGCGGAGCCACGAGCACCCTGAATAACTTCAAGGGATTCTCTGGATTTGAAGATCTCAAAGCAGCTGGTGGGGAAATGACACAGTCATTCCCTGTCAGTAGTCTACATACAGATGTCATGAACTTACCCATTGGGAAGCAGGTTCAGTACGAGAAACGCGTGATCCCGATTAAGGATTTCGTCATGAAGGAGATCGTTGACAAGAACACCAAGAAACCGAAGTATACAGTCTACCAGTTCACCAAGTCCTCAGCCAGCCCGACGCTCAAACCATTGTCCTCAGCAGATGACTTCAACAGTTTCTTTTTATCGTCATTGGATTCGCCTAAGACGAAATCCGTTACCACAATGTCTCCTATTGTGATCGATACTACTGGATCGAATGAAGTTATCGTAACACCTTCGCCGTCTTCTAGTCCTTGGAGAGTATCTCCATCGGTTTCTGCTGAAATCTTCCCTTCGTCTACTGCCACTACTTGGTCATCACCAACAACTCGAGCTCCAGCGAGATCTAGCACAAGGTCACCAACCAGGGCGCCAACCCGGTCGCCAACTAGGGCACCAACTAGGTCATCAACTAGATCCCCAATAAAGTCTTCAACCCGGGCCCCGAGACTCGTCTCGACAACTGAGAAGCCAAACTATCCAGAATTCTTCTTCGAAACGCTTCATTCTGATTCAGGAAGTGGCTTCTCGAGTGGGATCGGAAGTGACCTGTCTTCCAGTGTGATCACAACGGGATCATCAAGTGGATACTCAGGATCCTCAAGTGGATTCTCAAGCGGGTCCTCAAGTATATTTTCAAATGAACCTTTAGGTAGCTACTCAACTGGATCGTCCAGTAGTTATTCAAGTGGATCATCGATCGGATCATCGATTGGATCATCGATTGGATCATCGAGTGGATCATCAAGTGGAAGGAAACGACAGAAGGAGAGCCGATCTCGTCAAAAGAGCAGTCGATCTTCACCATCTGAAGATATCTTCAAGGGCAGTTACTCCCACTACCCAAGTCCAGCCAAGTTCAAGGCCCTTGATACGCAAAAGTTGCAACTGGAGGCAGAAATTAACAAGATGCTGGAACAGAAAGTGGAGGAGGACAAACCCATACCAAGCAGTACTCAAGATCCACTACAGGATGGATTTGTGAAGTACCATGTGAACGAGAGTCCCTCGGATTCCCATGTGGAGCTCGAGAAACCCATCAAGATGAAGGATCAGAAGAAGCAGTCGCTGAAGAAGTTGCAGGCAAGTTCAGTGCCAATGGTTAGTTTTCAGCCCAAATCACCTTCATCAGTTGTCCACTCATCCCAACCTGCCATTTCCGTGGAGAAGAAGCGAACCACCACAACACCCCTGACCCCAATTAAATTTGACTTTGAGAACACAGAAAAGGTCAGGAGGCCACCATCAAGCTACAGCTACAGCTTCAGCAAGGAACCCCGCAAGCGCCAGCGGCCCCAAGGCAACTACCGTGACTCCTCCGTGTCCGGGAGTTCGAGTGTGGAGCGCAATGCGAGTCGCGGACGCGGATCCGTAAAATATGGCGACAAGCTCCGATAG